A genomic window from Anguilla rostrata isolate EN2019 chromosome 14, ASM1855537v3, whole genome shotgun sequence includes:
- the LOC135239037 gene encoding uncharacterized protein LOC135239037 isoform X11 produces the protein MEGDGPPPAGLAGLSAQDVWMCLDMRMLEEELDSILRSTEEASGDPRGSRRAGQVSGGRDSARAGPPAPPSETGDRQAPPDTPAEIRTPGTDVSSADELDSARWSAQELSWMLNPLSHQQLSPDPPAQGADRGTLPPKSAPEQGLGSTANQECNWPGPDEEGFGTQIQEVVGHAWEPKGYTGTDWQLGELREATDDDRLEAGAERPAGDASTAEITVTAASTVTAGTGPVSVETRSEDSTDGSVYSCCVRQTYEGTQPHGAGGTAAPPGGSEAESSYSHGPVEEEEEKEALASLRLCPVTEIQKEMEQTWPTESQEEELKRLLEELEEFSHLNERFRQPARLEQLEQPERSVESKQLEQPEWPAESEQLEQPEWPVELEEIEESEQVQQPEQLEQLEEFEQAVQSEQLEQTVQSWQYELAVQLEQLEQTVQFEQSEKTVQSEQLDQTVQFEQLEQTVQSEQTVQSWQYELALQLEQLEQIVQPEPLEQTVQSWQYKLAVQLEQLEHTVQLEQTVQSEQLEQTVQSEKLEQTVQSEKLEQTVQSEQLDQTVQLEELEQTVQSEQLEQTVQSEQLEQTVQSEKLEQTVQSEQLEQTVQSEQLEQTVQSEKLEQTVQLEQLEQTVQSEKLEQTVQSEKLEQTVQSEQTLQPEQLEQTVQLEELEKTVQLEQTVQLEDLEKTVQLEQTVQLEQLEQTVQFQHLEQAVQSEQLKQTVQLEQTVQVEQLEQTVQSEQLEQTVQVEQLEQTVQLEQLEQTVQLEHSEQTVQSEQLEQTVQVEQLEQTVQVEQLEQTVQVEQLEQTVQPDRLEQTVQPERLEQTVQPERLEQTVQVEQLEQTVQPEQLEQTVQPERLEQTVQPEQLEQTVQPERLEQTVQVEQLEQTVQPERLEQTVQVEQLEQTVQVERLEQTVQVEQLEQTVQVERLVQTVQVEQLEQTVQVERLVQTVQVERLEQTVQVEPEEQSSEQGVHRRGNSGQREQTQQPLQPEQTQQPLQPEQTQQPLQPEQTQQTCPTDPAQACPPQVKENGVGVDREGARRLAERLHKLQDVRRTEVVAHMDKDNEFSRAVGQEYLKLFDFTGQTLEQALRSFLKVVVLIGESQERERVLQHFAERFHDCNPDGFSSSGAVLTLTCALMLLNTDLHGQNVGKPMSLSSFVSNLEGMNDGENFHREMLKVLYSSIKSEALQWAIDEEELKAAALLPGDAKADAPAGSRINPFQDVQHDEAAPVFKEGFLTRKAHADVDGKRTPWGKRGWKTFYAVLKGLVLYLMKDQNGGDWRSAEEVVSVHHSLAEPVRSYTKRPHVFRLQTADWRVYLLQAASAEQVSSWLSRVNLVSALYSSPPFPAAVGSQRRFSRPILPAKASPLTLEQKLQSHSRMLESFSEDLRLLQEELPNGRRAKPRELEEQRLREEYLQHEKTRYEVYLQVLEVWQALGGEVGGPVGADELELFDREVRTDTGEEQPEAVLKKSYSSPSLVQAMAPPTEVKVKRNISERRSHRKVIVPRRSKDV, from the exons ATGGAGGGGGACGGGCCGCCCCCGGCGGGGCTGGCCGGACTCTCGGCGCAGGACGTGTGGATGTGCCTGGACATGCgcatgctggaggaggagctggactccATTTTGCGGAGCACGGAGGAGGCCAGCGGCGACCCCCGCGGGTCGCGGCGGGCGGGACAGGTTTCCGGGGGACGCGACTCCGCCCGGGCGggtccccctgcccctccctccgaGACGGGCGACCGGCAGGCGCCCCCCGACACCCCCGCGGAGATCCGCACCCCCGGCACGGACGTCAGCTCGGCTGACGAGCTGGACTCGGCCCGGTGGAGCGCTCAGGAGCTCAGCTGGATGCTCAACCCCCTGTCCCATCAGCAGCTCTCTCCGGACCCCCCAGCCCAGGGCGCAGACCGGGGAACACTGCCCCCAAAGAGCGCCCCCGAGCAGGGCCTGGGGAGCACGGCAAATCAG GAATGCAATTGGCCCGGCCCAGATGAGGAGGGGTTTGGGACACAGATACAGGAAGTGGTGGGACACGCATGGGAACCAAAAGGGTACACAG GAACGGATTGGCAGCTGGGCGAATTACGCGAGGCCACAGATGATGACAGGCTGGAGGCGGGGGCTGAGCGGCCGGCTGGGGACGCATCGACCGCCGAGATCACCGTGACCGCGGCGTCCACGGTAACCGCGGGGACCGGACCCGTGTCTGTGGAGACGCGCTCCGAGGACAGCACCGACGGCTCCGTGTACTCATGCTGTGTGCGTCAGACTTACGAGGGGACGCAACCCCACGGAGCAGGGGGGACTgcggcgccccctggtggctcgGAGGCAGAGAGCAGTTATAGCCATGGTCCTG tagaggaggaggaggagaaggaggcgcTAGCCAGTCTGCGTTTGTGTCCTGTGACCGAGATCCAGAAAGAAAT GGAGCAGACGTGGCCCACGGAGAGTCAGGAGGAAGAGCTGAAGAGACTCCTCGAGGAGCTGGAAGAGTTCAGCCACCTGAATGAGCGGTTCAGGCAACCGGCACGCTTAGAGCAGCTAGAGCAGCCAGAGCGGTCTGTAGAATCAaagcagctggagcagccagaGTGGCCTGCAGAATcagagcagctggagcagccagaGTGGCCTGTAGAATTAGAAGAGATCGAAGAGTCAGAGCAGGTACAGCAGCCAGAGCAGttggagcagctggaggagtttgagcaggctgtgcagtcagagcagttagagcagactgtgcagtcaTGGCAGTATGAGCTGGCTGTGCAGTTAGAGCAGTTAGAGCAGACTGTGCAATTTGAGCAGTCAGAGAAGACTGTGCAGTCAGAGCAGTTGGATCAGACTGTGCAGTTTGAGCAGTTAGAGCAGACTGTGCAGTCGgagcagactgtgcagtcaTGGCAGTATGAGCTGGCTCTGCAGTTAGAGCAGTTAGAGCAGATTGTGCAGCCAGAGCCGTTAgagcagactgtgcagtcaTGGCAGTATAAGCTGGCTGTGCAGTTGGAGCAGTTAGAGCACACTGTGCAGTTGgagcagactgtgcagtcagagcagttggagcagactgtgcagtcaGAGAAGTTGgagcagactgtgcagtcaGAGAAGTTGgagcagactgtgcagtcaGAGCAGTTGGATCAGACTGTGCAGTTAGAGGAGTTGgagcagactgtgcagtcagagcagttggagcagactgtgcagtcagagcagttggagcagactgtgcagtcaGAGAAGTTGgagcagactgtgcagtcagagcagttggagcagactgtgcagtcagagcagttggagcagactgtgcagtcaGAGAAGTTGGAGCAGACTGTGCAGTTAGAGCAGTTGgagcagactgtgcagtcaGAGAAGTTGgagcagactgtgcagtcaGAGAAGTTGgagcagactgtgcagtcaGAGCAGACTTTGcagccagagcagttagagcaGACTGTGCAGTTAGAGGAGTTGGAGAAAACTGTGCAGTTAGAGCAGACTGTGCAGTTAGAGGATTTGGAGAAAACTGTGCAGTTAGAGCAGACTGTGCAGTTAGAACAGTTAGAGCAGACTGTGCAATTTCAGCACTTAGAACAGGCTGTGCAGTCAGAACAGTTAAAGCAGACTGTACAGTTGGAGCAGACTGTGCAGGTAGAGCAGTTGGAGCAGACTGTGCAGTCGGAGCAGTTGGAGCAGACTGTGCAGGTGGAGCAGTTGGAGCAGACTGTACAGTTAGAACAGTTAGAGCAGACTGTGCAGTTAGAACACTCGgagcagactgtgcagtcagagcagttagagcagactgtgcaggtggagcagttggagcagactgtgcaggtggagcagttggagcagactgtgcaggtggagcagctggagcagactgTGCAGCCGGACAGGTTAGAGCAGACTGTGCAGccggagaggttagagcagactgtgcagccggagaggttagagcagacTGTGCAGGTGGAGCAGTTGGAGCAGACTGTGCAGCCGGAGCAGTTAGAGCAGACTGTGCAGccggagaggttagagcagactgtgcagccagagcagttagagcagactgtgcagccggagaggttagagcagactgtgcaggtggagcagttggagcagactgtgcagccggagaggttagagcagactgtgcaggtggagcagttggagcagactgtgcaggtggagaggttagagcagacTGTGCAGGTGGAGCAGTTGGAGCAGACTGTGCAGGTGGAGAGGTTAGTGCAGACTGTGCAGGTGGAGCAGTTGGAGCAGACTGTGCAGGTGGAGAGGTTAGTGCAGACTGTGCAGgtggagaggttagagcagacTGTGCAGGTGGAGCCCGAAGAACAATCCAGTGAGCAGGGTGTGCACAGAAGAGGAAACtcgggacagagagagcagacgCAGCAGCCCTTGCAGCCGGAGCAGACGCAGCAGCCCTTGCAGCCGGAGCAGACCCAGCAGCCCTTGCAGCCGGAGCAGACGCAGCAGACGTGCCCCACAGACCCGGCGCAGGCGTGCCCCCCCCAGGTTAAGGAAAATGGCGTCGGGGTGGACAGGGAAGGGGCGCGCAGGCTGGCCGAGAGACTGCACAAGCTGCAGGACGTCCGGCGCACGGAAGTGGTCGCTCACATGGACAAAGA TAACGAGTTCAGCCGAGCTGTGGGGCAGGAGTACCTGAAGCTCTTCGACTTCACCGGGCAGACTCTGGAGCAAGCCCTGAG GTCCTTTCTGAAAGTGGTGGTGCTGATTGGAGAGtcgcaggagagggagagggtgctTCAGCATTTCGCCGAGCGGTTCCACGACTGCAACCCGGACGGCTTCTCCTCCTCAG GGGCAGTTCTCACGCTCACCTGCGCATTGATGCTCCTGAATACTGACCTGCACGGACAG AATGTAGGCAAGCCCATGTCCCTGTCCAGCTTCGTGTCCAACCTGGAAGGCATGAATGACGGAGAGAACTTCCACAGGGAGATGCTGAAG GTCCTGTACAGCTCCATTAAGAGTGAAGCGCTCCAGTGGGCCAT TGACGAGGAGGAACTGAAGGCCGCCGCCTTGTTGCCGGGGGACGCGAAGGCGGACGCGCCGGCGGGCTCCAGGATCAACCCCTTCCAGGACGTCCAGCACGACGAGGCGGCCCCCGTCTTTAAGGAGGGGTTCCTGACGCGCAAGGCGCACGCCGACGTCGACGGGAAGCGAA ctcccTGGGGGAAGCGTGGCTGGAAGACCTTTTATGCTGTGCTTAAAGGCCTGGTTTTGTACCTGATGAAG GATCAGAACGGTGGGGACTGGCGGAGCGCGGAGGAGGTGGTGAGCGTGCACCACTCCCTGGCCGAGCCGGTGCGCAGCTACACCAAGCGCCCGCACGTCTTCCGCCTGCAGACCGCCGACTGGAGGGTCTACCTGCTGCAGgccgc cTCGGCGGAGCAGGTGAGCTCCTGGCTGAGCCGGGTGAATCTGGTCTCTGCGCTgtactcctctcctcctttccctgcTGCTGTGGGCTCCCAGAGGAGGTTCAGCCGGCCCATCCTGCCAGCCAAGGCCTCCCCACTCACTCTG GAGCAGAAGCTGCAGTCGCACTCGCGCATGCTGGAGTCCTTCTCTGAGGACCTGCGCCTCCTGCAAGAGGAGCTACCCAACGGCCGGCGGGCCAAGCCTcgagagctggaggagcagcgaCTGAGGGAGGAGTACCTGCAGcacgag AAGACGCGCTATGAGGTGTACCTGCAGGTGCTGGAGGTGTGGCAGGCcctggggggagaggtgggcgGTCCGGTGGGGGCGGACGAGCTCGAGCTCTTTGACAGGGAAGTGCGGACCGACACGGGGGAGGAGCAGCCGGAGGCGGTGCTAAAGAAGTCCTACTCCAGCCCGTCCCTCGTCCAGGCCATGGCTCCGCCCACCGAGGTGAAGGTCAAGCGCAACATCTCGGAGCGGCGCTCCCACCGCAAGGTCATCGTTCCGAGGCGCAGCAAGGACGTGTGA
- the LOC135239037 gene encoding uncharacterized protein LOC135239037 isoform X12: MEGDGPPPAGLAGLSAQDVWMCLDMRMLEEELDSILRSTEEASGDPRGSRRAGQVSGGRDSARAGPPAPPSETGDRQAPPDTPAEIRTPGTDVSSADELDSARWSAQELSWMLNPLSHQQLSPDPPAQGADRGTLPPKSAPEQGLGSTANQECNWPGPDEEGFGTQIQEVVGHAWEPKGYTGTDWQLGELREATDDDRLEAGAERPAGDASTAEITVTAASTVTAGTGPVSVETRSEDSTDGSVYSCCVRQTYEGTQPHGAGGTAAPPGGSEAESSYSHGPGATKEEKEALASLRLCPVTEIQKEMEQTWPTESQEEELKRLLEELEEFSHLNERFRQPARLEQLEQPERSVESKQLEQPEWPAESEQLEQPEWPVELEEIEESEQVQQPEQLEQLEEFEQAVQSEQLEQTVQSWQYELAVQLEQLEQTVQFEQSEKTVQSEQLDQTVQFEQLEQTVQSEQTVQSWQYELALQLEQLEQIVQPEPLEQTVQSWQYKLAVQLEQLEHTVQLEQTVQSEQLEQTVQSEKLEQTVQSEKLEQTVQSEQLDQTVQLEELEQTVQSEQLEQTVQSEQLEQTVQSEKLEQTVQSEQLEQTVQSEQLEQTVQSEKLEQTVQLEQLEQTVQSEKLEQTVQSEKLEQTVQSEQTLQPEQLEQTVQLEELEKTVQLEQTVQLEDLEKTVQLEQTVQLEQLEQTVQFQHLEQAVQSEQLKQTVQLEQTVQVEQLEQTVQSEQLEQTVQVEQLEQTVQLEQLEQTVQLEHSEQTVQSEQLEQTVQVEQLEQTVQVEQLEQTVQVEQLEQTVQPDRLEQTVQPERLEQTVQPERLEQTVQVEQLEQTVQPEQLEQTVQPERLEQTVQPEQLEQTVQPERLEQTVQVEQLEQTVQPERLEQTVQVEQLEQTVQVERLEQTVQVEQLEQTVQVERLVQTVQVEQLEQTVQVERLVQTVQVERLEQTVQVEPEEQSSEQGVHRRGNSGQREQTQQPLQPEQTQQPLQPEQTQQPLQPEQTQQTCPTDPAQACPPQVKENGVGVDREGARRLAERLHKLQDVRRTEVVAHMDKDNEFSRAVGQEYLKLFDFTGQTLEQALRSFLKVVVLIGESQERERVLQHFAERFHDCNPDGFSSSGAVLTLTCALMLLNTDLHGQNVGKPMSLSSFVSNLEGMNDGENFHREMLKVLYSSIKSEALQWAIDEEELKAAALLPGDAKADAPAGSRINPFQDVQHDEAAPVFKEGFLTRKAHADVDGKRTPWGKRGWKTFYAVLKGLVLYLMKDQNGGDWRSAEEVVSVHHSLAEPVRSYTKRPHVFRLQTADWRVYLLQAASAEQVSSWLSRVNLVSALYSSPPFPAAVGSQRRFSRPILPAKASPLTLEQKLQSHSRMLESFSEDLRLLQEELPNGRRAKPRELEEQRLREEYLQHEKTRYEVYLQVLEVWQALGGEVGGPVGADELELFDREVRTDTGEEQPEAVLKKSYSSPSLVQAMAPPTEVKVKRNISERRSHRKVIVPRRSKDV, from the exons ATGGAGGGGGACGGGCCGCCCCCGGCGGGGCTGGCCGGACTCTCGGCGCAGGACGTGTGGATGTGCCTGGACATGCgcatgctggaggaggagctggactccATTTTGCGGAGCACGGAGGAGGCCAGCGGCGACCCCCGCGGGTCGCGGCGGGCGGGACAGGTTTCCGGGGGACGCGACTCCGCCCGGGCGggtccccctgcccctccctccgaGACGGGCGACCGGCAGGCGCCCCCCGACACCCCCGCGGAGATCCGCACCCCCGGCACGGACGTCAGCTCGGCTGACGAGCTGGACTCGGCCCGGTGGAGCGCTCAGGAGCTCAGCTGGATGCTCAACCCCCTGTCCCATCAGCAGCTCTCTCCGGACCCCCCAGCCCAGGGCGCAGACCGGGGAACACTGCCCCCAAAGAGCGCCCCCGAGCAGGGCCTGGGGAGCACGGCAAATCAG GAATGCAATTGGCCCGGCCCAGATGAGGAGGGGTTTGGGACACAGATACAGGAAGTGGTGGGACACGCATGGGAACCAAAAGGGTACACAG GAACGGATTGGCAGCTGGGCGAATTACGCGAGGCCACAGATGATGACAGGCTGGAGGCGGGGGCTGAGCGGCCGGCTGGGGACGCATCGACCGCCGAGATCACCGTGACCGCGGCGTCCACGGTAACCGCGGGGACCGGACCCGTGTCTGTGGAGACGCGCTCCGAGGACAGCACCGACGGCTCCGTGTACTCATGCTGTGTGCGTCAGACTTACGAGGGGACGCAACCCCACGGAGCAGGGGGGACTgcggcgccccctggtggctcgGAGGCAGAGAGCAGTTATAGCCATGGTCCTGGTGCCACGAaggaa gagaaggaggcgcTAGCCAGTCTGCGTTTGTGTCCTGTGACCGAGATCCAGAAAGAAAT GGAGCAGACGTGGCCCACGGAGAGTCAGGAGGAAGAGCTGAAGAGACTCCTCGAGGAGCTGGAAGAGTTCAGCCACCTGAATGAGCGGTTCAGGCAACCGGCACGCTTAGAGCAGCTAGAGCAGCCAGAGCGGTCTGTAGAATCAaagcagctggagcagccagaGTGGCCTGCAGAATcagagcagctggagcagccagaGTGGCCTGTAGAATTAGAAGAGATCGAAGAGTCAGAGCAGGTACAGCAGCCAGAGCAGttggagcagctggaggagtttgagcaggctgtgcagtcagagcagttagagcagactgtgcagtcaTGGCAGTATGAGCTGGCTGTGCAGTTAGAGCAGTTAGAGCAGACTGTGCAATTTGAGCAGTCAGAGAAGACTGTGCAGTCAGAGCAGTTGGATCAGACTGTGCAGTTTGAGCAGTTAGAGCAGACTGTGCAGTCGgagcagactgtgcagtcaTGGCAGTATGAGCTGGCTCTGCAGTTAGAGCAGTTAGAGCAGATTGTGCAGCCAGAGCCGTTAgagcagactgtgcagtcaTGGCAGTATAAGCTGGCTGTGCAGTTGGAGCAGTTAGAGCACACTGTGCAGTTGgagcagactgtgcagtcagagcagttggagcagactgtgcagtcaGAGAAGTTGgagcagactgtgcagtcaGAGAAGTTGgagcagactgtgcagtcaGAGCAGTTGGATCAGACTGTGCAGTTAGAGGAGTTGgagcagactgtgcagtcagagcagttggagcagactgtgcagtcagagcagttggagcagactgtgcagtcaGAGAAGTTGgagcagactgtgcagtcagagcagttggagcagactgtgcagtcagagcagttggagcagactgtgcagtcaGAGAAGTTGGAGCAGACTGTGCAGTTAGAGCAGTTGgagcagactgtgcagtcaGAGAAGTTGgagcagactgtgcagtcaGAGAAGTTGgagcagactgtgcagtcaGAGCAGACTTTGcagccagagcagttagagcaGACTGTGCAGTTAGAGGAGTTGGAGAAAACTGTGCAGTTAGAGCAGACTGTGCAGTTAGAGGATTTGGAGAAAACTGTGCAGTTAGAGCAGACTGTGCAGTTAGAACAGTTAGAGCAGACTGTGCAATTTCAGCACTTAGAACAGGCTGTGCAGTCAGAACAGTTAAAGCAGACTGTACAGTTGGAGCAGACTGTGCAGGTAGAGCAGTTGGAGCAGACTGTGCAGTCGGAGCAGTTGGAGCAGACTGTGCAGGTGGAGCAGTTGGAGCAGACTGTACAGTTAGAACAGTTAGAGCAGACTGTGCAGTTAGAACACTCGgagcagactgtgcagtcagagcagttagagcagactgtgcaggtggagcagttggagcagactgtgcaggtggagcagttggagcagactgtgcaggtggagcagctggagcagactgTGCAGCCGGACAGGTTAGAGCAGACTGTGCAGccggagaggttagagcagactgtgcagccggagaggttagagcagacTGTGCAGGTGGAGCAGTTGGAGCAGACTGTGCAGCCGGAGCAGTTAGAGCAGACTGTGCAGccggagaggttagagcagactgtgcagccagagcagttagagcagactgtgcagccggagaggttagagcagactgtgcaggtggagcagttggagcagactgtgcagccggagaggttagagcagactgtgcaggtggagcagttggagcagactgtgcaggtggagaggttagagcagacTGTGCAGGTGGAGCAGTTGGAGCAGACTGTGCAGGTGGAGAGGTTAGTGCAGACTGTGCAGGTGGAGCAGTTGGAGCAGACTGTGCAGGTGGAGAGGTTAGTGCAGACTGTGCAGgtggagaggttagagcagacTGTGCAGGTGGAGCCCGAAGAACAATCCAGTGAGCAGGGTGTGCACAGAAGAGGAAACtcgggacagagagagcagacgCAGCAGCCCTTGCAGCCGGAGCAGACGCAGCAGCCCTTGCAGCCGGAGCAGACCCAGCAGCCCTTGCAGCCGGAGCAGACGCAGCAGACGTGCCCCACAGACCCGGCGCAGGCGTGCCCCCCCCAGGTTAAGGAAAATGGCGTCGGGGTGGACAGGGAAGGGGCGCGCAGGCTGGCCGAGAGACTGCACAAGCTGCAGGACGTCCGGCGCACGGAAGTGGTCGCTCACATGGACAAAGA TAACGAGTTCAGCCGAGCTGTGGGGCAGGAGTACCTGAAGCTCTTCGACTTCACCGGGCAGACTCTGGAGCAAGCCCTGAG GTCCTTTCTGAAAGTGGTGGTGCTGATTGGAGAGtcgcaggagagggagagggtgctTCAGCATTTCGCCGAGCGGTTCCACGACTGCAACCCGGACGGCTTCTCCTCCTCAG GGGCAGTTCTCACGCTCACCTGCGCATTGATGCTCCTGAATACTGACCTGCACGGACAG AATGTAGGCAAGCCCATGTCCCTGTCCAGCTTCGTGTCCAACCTGGAAGGCATGAATGACGGAGAGAACTTCCACAGGGAGATGCTGAAG GTCCTGTACAGCTCCATTAAGAGTGAAGCGCTCCAGTGGGCCAT TGACGAGGAGGAACTGAAGGCCGCCGCCTTGTTGCCGGGGGACGCGAAGGCGGACGCGCCGGCGGGCTCCAGGATCAACCCCTTCCAGGACGTCCAGCACGACGAGGCGGCCCCCGTCTTTAAGGAGGGGTTCCTGACGCGCAAGGCGCACGCCGACGTCGACGGGAAGCGAA ctcccTGGGGGAAGCGTGGCTGGAAGACCTTTTATGCTGTGCTTAAAGGCCTGGTTTTGTACCTGATGAAG GATCAGAACGGTGGGGACTGGCGGAGCGCGGAGGAGGTGGTGAGCGTGCACCACTCCCTGGCCGAGCCGGTGCGCAGCTACACCAAGCGCCCGCACGTCTTCCGCCTGCAGACCGCCGACTGGAGGGTCTACCTGCTGCAGgccgc cTCGGCGGAGCAGGTGAGCTCCTGGCTGAGCCGGGTGAATCTGGTCTCTGCGCTgtactcctctcctcctttccctgcTGCTGTGGGCTCCCAGAGGAGGTTCAGCCGGCCCATCCTGCCAGCCAAGGCCTCCCCACTCACTCTG GAGCAGAAGCTGCAGTCGCACTCGCGCATGCTGGAGTCCTTCTCTGAGGACCTGCGCCTCCTGCAAGAGGAGCTACCCAACGGCCGGCGGGCCAAGCCTcgagagctggaggagcagcgaCTGAGGGAGGAGTACCTGCAGcacgag AAGACGCGCTATGAGGTGTACCTGCAGGTGCTGGAGGTGTGGCAGGCcctggggggagaggtgggcgGTCCGGTGGGGGCGGACGAGCTCGAGCTCTTTGACAGGGAAGTGCGGACCGACACGGGGGAGGAGCAGCCGGAGGCGGTGCTAAAGAAGTCCTACTCCAGCCCGTCCCTCGTCCAGGCCATGGCTCCGCCCACCGAGGTGAAGGTCAAGCGCAACATCTCGGAGCGGCGCTCCCACCGCAAGGTCATCGTTCCGAGGCGCAGCAAGGACGTGTGA